The DNA sequence aataatctCCATCACCTTGAGGGATTCACTATTCAATTCCAAAAATAATATGGTTAtatcacaatacaatacaaagatGTTAAAAGCATTGTAATAcaaattataatagtattcaataTATAATATTAGGATAGGCACAATGGTATTGAGAATcttctcagcaacctgaacccccataaggccagtggtcctgacaaaatcTGTAAATACTTAAAACACTCTCTTTAGAACTATCCCCCAGccttgaggtcatattccagaaatccctggaggaaggaacacttccatcccagtggaaatccgCATATGTTGCCACCAAAAAAgggtgataggtcaaatccagtaaatcataggccaatttcattaacatgtgtctacaaagttcttgaacacattgtttcctcatctattgttaagcacttcaccaaccatggtattctgtatgaccttcagcatggatttagggaaaaaagatcatgcgttactcagttagttatgttagtaaatgatctcatttcagtctacaataagaaacaagtagatcttatactactacattttagtaaggctttcgacaaggttagccatgagaaagtccttTTAAAAATGCAcgaatatggagtcagaggtaacacactaagatgggtcaaaggcttGACCTTCTTAGATAATATGATCCAGTCAGTAGTCCTAAATagcactacctctgatgccatcccagtatcatcaggtgtccaACAGaggtctgtacttggtcccctgctcttcctagcttacataaatgacctcccacaaaacgttAGTTCCAacgtccgtctgtttgcagatgacacggcaatgtATCTAACTctgtcatctgcagaccaatatgtcactctccaaaatgacctcaaacttctagaaaagtaggagttggagtgggatatggagttcaacccctccaagtgtcaagtgatccacaccactagaaggaaacatcctatccctacccagtagggagtccaacttgaatcggtcagctcagctaaatacctaggcgtgggTATCTCAAATGAACtgtcatgggacaatcacataaacaggtcaaccaagaaagctaaccaaaccctagggttcttacgaaagataataggtaagggtagatttctcggaagcacagagcacccaaaccacagccccagagccacgcatttacaaagtaggcccacaacaaaaagaagctgtaatggaaaaatatttcagacgggtttcttcaaacatccaacaagtacatattaatataagctaaatattgataaaggggaaggaaatggtaaggggcgaaatggggtcgggggtgggggaAGAATCCGAAGgcgaaagttgaacaaggacgaatatacaagggaatgccatgttctttaaaacagtcgcactacaacgtaaatcacaatagcgcagacactcatgtatcaaagataaacacacaacgacgatcaactaaataacatagaaaaacgaacaagcaacacataaggcGACCGAAGGTCggggtcacaaacatatcccaatatcttctgcagacgttaatacacaaaacaaacgtgtattgtcgctattcttgcataaaaaacattacacgacgactttgTGTATTgatttcatatgtgatgacttgacgattccggtacattttttatttaccattccttggaaacggtaaacatgttttaaatatccgtatccagggcccagaaaaaaaacaacactatcaaaagcacatcctgaaggtttttaagcgattttttttatatttcgttattacaaacataaaattaccaataattgttcatatcatttcacaatttggtggactcgatcacaatttcaagaatattaTCAATAGGGTTCCTTTTAATGAAGACAATTTCTCTTAAATCTTTTTGCGATGTGAAATTGAATAATGTGACTTTTAACATTGAACACATAACAGTACACGAAGttaaaaatcttattaacacttTAAGCACAACTAAAGCAACTGGTGTAGATGGTATAGGACCTCGTGTTATAAAAATGTCCTCTGACTACTTAATAAATTGTATAACcagtttaataaataaatgtattgacCAGAGTGTTTTcccagaaaaacttaaaaaagcctGTGTACTACCTTTACATAAAACTGGCCCTATAGACGACCCAAATAATTATAGAACTATTTCTATTTTAccgactttatcaaaaatatatctgAAAGGCATGTTGCTTTACAATTACAAAACTTTTTTCAGTCAACTGATATTTTGCATGCGGCTCAGTCAGGTTTCAGAAAAAGCCACTCGTGTCACACTGCCTTAATTCACCTTGTAAATAAAAGGTTGAAAGAAATAGATTCGGGTAATGTAATCGGCAGTCTTTTTCTTGACTTCCGTAAAGCATTTGATTTGGTTGATCACGaaattttgcttcaaaaattgaaattgtacCATTTTTCTCCCTCCTCTGTTGGCTGGTTTCGATCTTATCTTTCAAATAGAACGCAGTCTGTTAAATTAAATACTAGTGTTTCTAATGAATCATtcataaaaacaagagtgcctcaagGTTCAATTTTAGGCCCTTTATTGTTTCTCTTATACGTTAACAATTTGcctttacatttgaaaaattctaACCTTGACATGTATGCTGATGATTCAACTTTATATGTGGTTGATCGGTCAGTTTCCCTTATTGAGACAAATTTACAGTCTGACTTAAATATCATAGATAAACGATGCGCTGCAAACAATATGGCACTTAatctaggcataggaaatagagatcaatataattgcacctttactaatcctaccaggtgttctgtattacaaaagtggatctgttgtgacattttgatacaagcaaaactataTTATCTGCACTACTATTTACCtgctggtacttcattttattattggcttgttaaaagttaattttttaccatatataagttgacagaatcataggaaccatgtcttgaggggtaaatcaaacacaaatgaataaacccttaatgattttgttgtgtaaaaaagtataatattgtgtctgaaacagttttcaatttCCACTCAaatgtgtaattgcaagggaagtacactaatagatctctacttataagtactagcccaaggcaagagttgtcattctttgtggatcacaactttaaattaaaaattaaaacttctgttattgatattagcataaacttcacatttgtgaaatcatttttggttatttcaaggacttggaaattaattacTAGACTtaatttaatgtaatactatcactgaaaattttagggtctatctctacttaATCCTGTAAAAACTACTTCGATATTGATAGGTTCCCAGTATAAAATAAGACATTCTGCCTCTCTGAATCTAACAGTAAATAACTGTCGTATGAATTGTGTCACAAATCAAAAAGTTTTAGATGTACATATCGATCAGCATTTAAAGTGGGATCTTCACATAGAAAATGTCTGCAAAAAATTATCTAACAAATTTTCACTTCTACGAAAGATCTCAAAATTTCTTACActagaaatgaaacaaatgttttataatgcTACATCATTCCGATTATTGACTACGGTGCGATAATTTTGTGTAATGCTCCCAAAACATACTTTTCAAGAGTATCTGTGTTTCAGAAAAGTATTGCTTGATGGATATTAGCAAAACCTTTGTTATCTTCTTCTGTTGCTTATGTTTAAAGAACTGAAATGGCTTTCTGTCGAAAACAGACATAAACTAGAACTgccacaggagtgactcatacccccaccatacggtcttgtcacagaagaatatacttagaataatataaaaatgtcaaaaaagcttaatacttaaaaagaagtttactcaTCTTTGGAGTACTttatcctgggcttccacatataagtaatactagtataattatgtaccctggatgagggatgaggtaaatataaaaaatctctaatattagagatacactaaaagtgaatacaaaaagtgtcttaccgacccatgttaccaccgaaaaatgtatttactttttacataggactgataataaaaaaagttagaaaaataccaaaaatattgaaaatctaaaaacaggatttctaaaaatagactaattcctggaatttaaggggaagcaactcagtacaaaagtttaaaaaaggttacttccctttggctctaagccaatcagaatgagatatagtgaaaatacatcaaaattaaccttaaattctaagtaaaagtggacataattcaagaaaaattggtgtcagagttatgcaccttgtgtcacatgatgtgggtgatgaggtggagcatctattttaagtttgaatcaaatccatgtagtaataactgagatatagtgaaaatacaacaaaattaaccttaaattctaagtaaaaggggacataattcatgaaaacttggtgtcagtgttatgcaccttgtgtcacatgatgtgggtgataaggtggaacatctattttaagtttgaatcaaatccatttagtaataactgagataatagatatCGGGACGCGACGGCACGTGAcgcgacgcgacgcgacaaaactgactcctatacaCCCCCCTCCAAACATgattggtgggggtataattacatATAGCTGTAATGACGTTTAAAAGTCTACATGGTTCAACCCCGGAATATATTACTCAGTTGATTACTGTTTCCGACAACAAGTCATACAACCTAAGATTTAATTCCCAAGGTTTAATTACTCATTTCGGACTCAATTCAGATTATATGAAAcatctttcaaatttttatcaatgaaagtgTGGAATTCTATACCAGTTATTATCCGAAATGCAGAGAATGTGAACTCTTTCaaatacagttaaaaaaaaacttttatttgatgaagtcTGTACTGCATAATCATAATGCTACAGGTGCTCAGATCAAATGTGTTTttaccttttgttgttttttatatttgtattgttttaatatgcattttttttaaatactttgtacCTTGTTGAAGGCCTCAttgtaaatatgtgatttcatttgtATCTGCTTATGTGATTGCATAAtgagtttaccttcgtaaaataaagaaattattattattattcttattattattattattattattattaataactttacattcgattATATTGAGTAAggacacagttggagtacggatgagtacgaacgtagtgtaaagcttccaagctgtttatataaattcttcgagaaattagataaaaacataccgactgatacctaccaaaatcataaatatcattcctaaaaacaaagaatcgcacaggaaaacacgcgattctttaacattcacggttgtctgcaaaatctgaattgacgccgagttctaaaaggggagtaaacaagggaagaaacgagtacgaacattgttgggggcagcgcatttggctttagttactgatacagtaaaacattctatggattagattgcatctttaatgcttcaagaagaggtttttatgaaagaaacaagacgcagataccagatgtcaatctgcacAGAAATAagtatacgtccctgggaaagcatttcaaaaataaaaattgggtattaacagcacgtgaattgccttgtttgcacacgatttttctcccgttaacacatgggcggatccagtgaaaaaaaagtagtttttatgcaagaatacttttctcttcattttatatcagttttatcataactctttaaaatgaggtaaggatttgttctctgaaatgggtctagctatgtttggtagctctttacaaaatgtcagttttatatagaatatatagggaaaactatttaactggTTGTGACCTGTACTACCAACTTCACGCCGATCTGTGTTTGATTATTTCTTATTTACATTTACGATATCAAATACAATGCCCTGAAAATTATGTCAGTTTTCTGACTGGTCAATGCAAGAAAGGCGCGGTGCGAACTGAAAATTTGTTATTCCGTCATGATGAAAGGCGGATTCATGATACTTCATCCTTGTTGAATTTAGAATAATTACATAGATTAGCAAGTTTATTCGGTTTTTCCTTATatcatgaaaacttaaaatatgcATATGCTGATCTCATCGATAAAAGGGTAACTAATTTCGTTATCTCGCACATGTTCATGGGGCATGTGCCTTTCtcgttttttttattgttgttttttttttcaaaaagaagaacAAAGAAACATTTACTTAAACgagataataataaatattgcCCAGAAATGGGCCATAATTTCAGATAAATAATCGAATATGAAAGCCCCGCCAATACGCTCAGTTTCTCTTGatgtgtaccaagtttcatttcagtttgatggAAACTAGCATGAGTTGACTACACACTGCTGTGAAGTTGTTATATTTccaaataatcaaaataacagGATATGATAATTTCGAAAATATGCGCATGTCcgcttcatgttgatgatgtataccaagtttcgtTTTAGCCGGAAACTAAATGGAAAGTATAGCATGAACTGAGTACACAATGTTTAAAGCTTCGTTATATTTCGAATGATTAGAATATAACAGGATATGAAAGCCCCGGCAATTATTTCACTGAAGTTGGCGGCCCAGCGGCCTGAAGTCAGCCGACTAGCGGCCTGAAGTAAGCAACCTAGCGGCCTGGCATTAATCgtgtattgttttgtataataagataaatatgaaaataactaTGAATACAAACGTTAAATCACAATTAAGCATAAAAAAGAATGTTGCTTAAAAATTTGCAACGCAGCCTTTGCGAGTACATTtactaaaaagaaataaataaactgtcatgtataaaataaagctttgttcatatataaaacaaaacagcatttttaattaCCCTGAAAATTTCGGATCCAGTGGCCCGGCGGCCTAGCATAatcttgtatttctttttaaagaatGATTTGTATGATAaggtaaatataaagaaaactacAAATGTTAAAACCCATAAAAAGCATAAAATAGAATGTTACTAAACTTTAACTAAATAGTGCAATACAGCCTTTGAGAGAAGACTTACTACAAATAAATTAAcaaacattctaatatgcttgtctctgttaaaacactcttacgttacaatgacgtcacgttaacgtgcggtgatgtCAAGTTTTTGCCGCgcccaagaaagagcgcttctgtattttatctagtgtttgagattaagggcatattagaatcgaaataatttacagcacaagcgtactttaacactttttatacactcggtggtaatacgtcgttcaaataatttcgcTCAAGCAGCGCTCTCGTAaaattattacgtccgacgtataaccacccatcgtgcataaatagtgttaaagcactcttttgctataaattatttcttaagtcatGTATATAGTTAATTTATGttcaataaaacacacaaaataacattttaatttttctgaaaatttccgTTCCTGCGGCCTGGCGGCCCGGCGGCCCGGCGGCCTAGCGGCCTTGGATAATCGGAAATTTCCTTTGAAACAAGCATCTATACAgtaagataaatataaagaaaactatgAATACAAACATTAGCATAAAAAGAATGTTTCTTAACTTTGAATATTTGCAACGCAGCTTTGAGAGTTCACTgactaaaatgaaattaatgtatatagacccctaatagtagtgtttacaaaatggcatttgcttggtatattcttaaagttgaccgcgtttcgcactgtgttgcaatttttaaacaacttttaccgtgccgttttttatgaattttgtataatttatgatatttcctcaagctcaagtagagacaaatttcaaagtgatggccactatacaaaacgtttgcagagaattcattatactatttattttaaaagaaacatcaaactacaggtaaacaattataaaacacaaaataaaacttgtcaatatgttttttttttctagggtaactcaagtaaacggatttaatgagacagaattctaactccaacattgaaaaatttaggtcgaattttgctcacttcattcaaaaataactttgaggcagaaataaaacctacctacatttcttccacaatatctagtctaaagagtgaaggcaaaaaagagaacttttaccgcatgtaactctgtattttttaagatgtctaactctaccacttctgtttcagaggtgaattttctttgaacagcaagaaatcgcttatcaaatgaaaattttccacttttgtacaataaatctacAATAAGTCttcaaagaagtaaaaacttgctagaaaaaaaggaaaataaggggaaaacaTTGGTCCAAGTgggacttgaacctacgcccctccTGAAAATTACAGTCAAAGTAGGCTtatgtaggaattgaatactcttcaaaaaggaggtactctattacgggtctaataccttaacaaaCAGTCATGTATATATCAAATCTTTGtacaataaaatacacaaaacGTTAATTTAAAATACTTTGAGAATTTCGGATCCAACGGCCTGGCGGCCTGGCAAaatagaatatttcttttaaaagaatgatttgtactgcaaaataaatatgaaaaggaATGTTgcctaaaaattgaaaaattgcaacGCCGCCCTAAGTTTACACTTACTACACCCCTACCAGTGGAACACCGGAGGATTTTATAGAAATGCCCTCCGTCCGTTaatctgtccgtccgttcatctgTCCGAGCTTACATTTGTGTACTTAGGTGGCTATACGAACAATaggaaattttgtttgatttaattcaTTCCGTAAACTttaatgtggctatttttctttaaCGTGGCTAAAGGAACTATATAGAGAACAATAGAGTAGCCACatcaatacccccccccccccccctaaaaaaaaaacccgcaGACAATCGCACATATACCGCTTTTCGTTTCGGGTGGAGGGAGCACTGCCCCGGTTACAATTTGCGTCTGGCTACGGTACTGCTGTATGTCAATTTCTTTGTAGTAATTGTAAACTTAAGGGCCGTGTTGCAATTTTTCAAAGTTAAGCAACAttctttttcatatttatctTACAGTACAAATCATTCTTTTAATAGAAATATTCCATTATGCCAGGCCGCAAGTCCGCTAGGCCGCCAGGTCGCGTATCATTGCAAATGTCATAGATAATTTTTAATACAATCGAATTGTGAAAAGTCGAATAATAATTCTACTTAATTCATAGAAGAAATTTTATCATTCAAAACCTGAATGGAAGTGACATGATAATGtttgattatatttatgacaCGTTATTTTTGTAACGATTACCTGACGcctaaattttgacaattttcttAACAATAATGGTCAGACATTGTTACTAAtttagtttaagaatattttattgcagaTGTTACACAAGAAACAATCATACACATACATACAGACATAACAACACAAGCAATAGGACATTGACGTAAGTATAGGAATACTTATCGAGTCATAATATGGAACGCCTAAACTGCCTTTGCGTGATAATTATTAGTTCGTCATGTgccatttccaatatattctgtacaagtcatatttgttatgtagataaagcattttgttatgtacatttgctagtttatcctgtacatattttagtttgtgctgtgcattcactagtttgtgctgtacaattaattaGTTCGTCATgtacatttttcaatatattcGGTACCAATCacaatttgttatgtagataaagcagtttgttatgtacatagactagtttgtcctgtacatatcTTAGGTTGTGAtgtgcatttactagtttgtgctgtacaattaatagttcgtcatgtgcattttccaatatattcggtacaaatcatttGTGTAATCATATTTACAAGTAAATGTTATTCTTGTATAAATCTCTTTTTTTACCATATTTTAAACTGTTAGTATTAACGTCTCATGTTAAGTTTAATTGTATGTTTCTTTCAATGATACACCACCTACAGTTTAAAAACGAACATCTTACTTCTTACTTTGTCACCATGACACGTTATGAATACTTTATTTTGGTAACAAGAGTAGCAAATTGTCTTGGGGTGCCGTAACCCGTCATTGTTGTCGTAAACTACTCCCTTCTCTGTCAGATCTTCCGTGAAAGCATACACGTTGCCTGTTTCAGACTCCATATCACACACCAACACGGTGTCGTCAGCTACAGTGACACCTTCTGGTGAAAAGTACCAACCGGTCACTTGTGAAACTTGAATAACGTCATCCATATCACCGTTCGTTGGAACTCTCGTCAAAGACCTATTGCCCCTATCAGAAACATAAATATACTTCTCGTCTGGGGAAATTGCCAAGTGCCAGGGTTGAATGAACAAGTTTTGTCCATCTGTAGTGGTATCTATTGTCTTTTGGACATCCCCTTGCAGTCCTAATATTTCAATCTTAGGGGGTCCGGTGAAGGAAACGATGAGTTTATCCGCAGTACTTGTTATTCCGTAACAATTCCCATTTGCCTTCAAGCTATGACTTGTTTTCCATCTGAATGGACCAAATCTGGAAACCAGCTGAATCATACTGAGAAAAGCGCATGGTAAAGTGACAGCGATTTGGTTCTTGTTAATCACTGTTAAATCTTGTGGACTGAAGGAAAGTTTAACATCTGCCGTGATTTTCTTCTCGTTGATATCAATCATTTTGATGCTGTTGTTGTGGCTGTCGGCAATAACTATTTCGTCGTTTGATAGGACGGACATACCGGTAATATAACAGCGCTTTTTGTCGGATTTAGATTTGACGCTGATGGTTCCTTGTGCTTTAGGCTCTTCTGTATTGGAATCTTCGTCATTTGTTGTGGCAGGCGCTTCGTCTTCATCAATTGTTGTGGCAGATGATTCAGTTTTAACATCATCATCTATATACTCAGTGGACATTTCAGATTCTTCTGCTACATGCATGATTCCAATATCGGTACAACCAAGAATGTACTGAAACATGCCTTCATCTGGTTCGAAGTGGTATCTTCGTACACTGTTACACTTGTCGTTTTGACTCAGAATAGCTTTGGTTTTGACAAAGTCGGGATAGTTCTTTAGCAGAGGAAAAGACTTGTCCAGTTTACCttttgaaatgttgtttctcATTATTTGTATTTCGTCTTTCGCAGCACTACATTCCTTTATGATAGTTTCCATAGCTGTGTTATCCTCTTCTAATATTTTCTTAGAATCTGTTATAACATTGTTTTCAAGCGAGTCTAAATGGTCCTTTAACATATTTCTCAAACGCCTGATTTTCTCAGCCTCTGCATTATAATATTCTTTAGCATCTTCACGGTTTTTCCTTGCTTTTGCTATCTTTTGATCAGCTTTACTGTCCAGTGTATCGAGCTCTTTGACATAGTCTTCTTTAGCGCCGTCATCTGATTCTGCTTCACACTCAGAGAAACGGTCGCCATGATGTTCCTCTTTGCATATGTGACACCCAGACTGAAAATGAACCTGGCAGTACCACGTGACTATTTCCTCGGGATGTTTCGGACATTTTCCTGAGCAATCGGTCATTGATTTAGACCTAAGCAGCTTCTCTTGGTACATCTTTTCTTTCTGTAACAGCTTATGTTTGCGCAATGCTTTTGCTTTACGATGATGCTTGTAACACGTTTGGCACAGAAATTCCGTGCAGCTCTCACAGTAAGCATGTGCCTCTTTTCGTAGTCCATGACTATCACATGG is a window from the Mercenaria mercenaria strain notata chromosome 7, MADL_Memer_1, whole genome shotgun sequence genome containing:
- the LOC123553766 gene encoding uncharacterized protein LOC123553766 — encoded protein: MASICRRHRSRYPSPPPSSGSDSSLKKSKRPFLSPPPSSRTLDQDFHFYCFPCDSHGLRKEAHAYCESCTEFLCQTCYKHHRKAKALRKHKLLQKEKMYQEKLLRSKSMTDCSGKCPKHPEEIVTWYCQVHFQSGCHICKEEHHGDRFSECEAESDDGAKEDYVKELDTLDSKADQKIAKARKNREDAKEYYNAEAEKIRRLRNMLKDHLDSLENNVITDSKKILEEDNTAMETIIKECSAAKDEIQIMRNNISKGKLDKSFPLLKNYPDFVKTKAILSQNDKCNSVRRYHFEPDEGMFQYILGCTDIGIMHVAEESEMSTEYIDDDVKTESSATTIDEDEAPATTNDEDSNTEEPKAQGTISVKSKSDKKRCYITGMSVLSNDEIVIADSHNNSIKMIDINEKKITADVKLSFSPQDLTVINKNQIAVTLPCAFLSMIQLVSRFGPFRWKTSHSLKANGNCYGITSTADKLIVSFTGPPKIEILGLQGDVQKTIDTTTDGQNLFIQPWHLAISPDEKYIYVSDRGNRSLTRVPTNGDMDDVIQVSQVTGWYFSPEGVTVADDTVLVCDMESETGNVYAFTEDLTEKGVVYDNNDGLRHPKTICYSCYQNKVFITCHGDKVRSKMFVFKL